The stretch of DNA GACGACGGGGACGATCGTGGCGGTGGCGCGGCGGCCCTCGCGGGGGAGCGCCGAGATCGCGATGCCGAGGACGCTCGCGGTGGCGACGCCCAGGAGCACGAGACCGGCGAACCGGGCCCACGCACCGCCGTCGGTGGGCAGGTCGACGCCGAAGACGACGCCCGCGACGAGGAGGAGCAGCGCGGTCTGCACGATCGAGGTCACGAGGACCATGCCGATCTTGCCGACGAAGTAGCTCACGACCGGCAGCGGCGTGCCGCCCAGACGCTTGAGCGTGCCGTCGCTGCGCTCGCCGGCGATGTCCACGCCGAGGGACTGCGTGCCGGAGAGCAGGAAGCCCGTGGCGACGAGCCCGGGCAGGTAGTAGGTGGCGTAGTCGACGCTGACGCCCGGGCCCGCCTGGATGTCGGCGGCGCTGCTGAACGCCACCGAGAAGAGCGCGAGCATGACGATCGGGAAGAGGAAGGTGAAGAAGACCGAGTCCGGCGCGCGGAAGTACGACCGGAGTTCGTACGCGATGCGGTGGGCGCCGAGGCGGATGCCGGGTGCGGGATTCATGCTGCGTGCTCCGAGATCATGGTGAGGTAGACGTCCTCGAGCGAGGGGCGGACGACCTCGAGTGCGTGCATAGGGGCCGTCGTGCTCCGGACCAGGGTGGTCGGGTCGGGCGTGCGGCGCTCGTGCCGTGCTCCGGTGTCGTCCTGCCACCGGACGATGGGTGTGCGTGCGTCCGGTCCGCCGATCGCGTCGATCGGTGCGACGTCGAGCAGGCGACCGCCGGCGAGCACGGCGGCGCGGTCCGCGAGGTGCGCGGCCTCGTCGAGGTAGTGCGTGGTGAGCAGGACGCTGGTGCCCTCGTCGCGGACGCTGCGGATCAGCTGCCAGAACTGCCCACGGGCTTCGGGGTCGAAGCCCGTGGTCGGCTCGTCGAGGAACAGGACCTCGGGCCGGCCGATGATCCCGAGGGCGACGTCGACGCGGCGGCGCTGCCCTCCCGACAGGCGGCTGATGCGGGTGTTGCGCTGGGCCTCGAGTCCGGTCGCGGCGAGGAGTTCGTCCACGGGGCGGCTCCGCGGGTACAGGTGGCGGAAGTGCTGCAGTTGCTCGGCAACGGTGACGTTCGGGGACTCGGCACTGGTCTGCAGGACGATGCCGACGCGGGCGTTGTGGCTGCGACTGGCGTGCGCGGGGTCGTGCCCGAGGACGCGGACCTCGCCGCCGGTGCGGGAGCGGAACCCCTCGAGGATCTCGACCGTGGTGGACTTGCCGGCGCCGTTCGGCCCGA from Curtobacterium sp. SGAir0471 encodes:
- a CDS encoding ABC transporter permease translates to MNPAPGIRLGAHRIAYELRSYFRAPDSVFFTFLFPIVMLALFSVAFSSAADIQAGPGVSVDYATYYLPGLVATGFLLSGTQSLGVDIAGERSDGTLKRLGGTPLPVVSYFVGKIGMVLVTSIVQTALLLLVAGVVFGVDLPTDGGAWARFAGLVLLGVATASVLGIAISALPREGRRATATIVPVVLVLQFISGVYLPFTQLPDWLQTVASVFPLRWMASGMRSVFLPGAFASAEPGGAWHLGLGTLVLAAWLVLGTVACLLTFRWNRRDG
- a CDS encoding ABC transporter ATP-binding protein, with the translated sequence MSTSPAVTVEHLTKQYPDGKRAVDDISFTIEQGETFALLGPNGAGKSTTVEILEGFRSRTGGEVRVLGHDPAHASRSHNARVGIVLQTSAESPNVTVAEQLQHFRHLYPRSRPVDELLAATGLEAQRNTRISRLSGGQRRRVDVALGIIGRPEVLFLDEPTTGFDPEARGQFWQLIRSVRDEGTSVLLTTHYLDEAAHLADRAAVLAGGRLLDVAPIDAIGGPDARTPIVRWQDDTGARHERRTPDPTTLVRSTTAPMHALEVVRPSLEDVYLTMISEHAA